A single region of the Rhodothermia bacterium genome encodes:
- a CDS encoding ABC transporter permease, producing MRFINEVWEGLRIAFLAIRNNKLRSGLTTLGIIIGIVMVTSMFTVINGIERSFDNSVSMLGNDVLRIQRFPWGAQPGDWWKYINRPNIEPDLAEAIHNRSTYAKAVAPVSFYVSNVKYKGNQIKGVFMQASTPDYSEINQIKLDSGRFYTDEDNRTARNVCVLGVDVLEALFPNEQPLGKKIKLVSQSFQQTGPGGMGVQMKESQQNCEVIGVLAKQGKFLGLFSFDTQIQMPYNTMKKIFGINKQGLQIQVRVDLSEMDEAQDELTGIIRAVRKVKPGDADNFAINRQEAFRQQFDGIKTVIYSVGLFLTALSLLVGGIGVMNIMFVSVKERTKEIGIRKAIGAPKRAILGQFLFEAVVICVFGGLIGIILSFGVTAFINTIFTAVMSIGTVLLAFSICVVVGIIFGFIPAWSAANANPIEALRYE from the coding sequence ATGCGTTTTATCAATGAAGTATGGGAAGGTCTTCGGATTGCTTTTTTGGCCATTCGGAACAATAAATTGCGCTCTGGTCTCACCACCTTAGGCATCATCATTGGCATCGTGATGGTCACCTCTATGTTTACGGTGATTAATGGCATAGAACGATCGTTTGACAATAGTGTTTCTATGTTGGGGAACGATGTGCTACGGATTCAGCGTTTTCCTTGGGGCGCACAACCCGGAGATTGGTGGAAATACATCAACCGTCCGAACATTGAGCCAGACTTGGCCGAGGCCATCCACAACCGATCCACATATGCAAAAGCCGTTGCTCCGGTTTCCTTTTATGTGTCTAATGTAAAATACAAAGGCAACCAGATCAAAGGGGTTTTTATGCAAGCCTCCACCCCCGATTATAGCGAGATTAACCAAATTAAGTTGGATAGCGGGCGGTTTTATACCGATGAGGACAACCGAACAGCCCGCAATGTCTGCGTGTTGGGCGTGGATGTTCTGGAGGCACTTTTCCCAAACGAACAACCTTTGGGGAAAAAAATCAAATTGGTTTCGCAATCTTTCCAACAAACAGGTCCCGGCGGAATGGGCGTGCAAATGAAGGAAAGCCAACAGAATTGTGAGGTGATTGGGGTTTTGGCCAAACAAGGCAAGTTTTTAGGTCTTTTCTCGTTCGATACACAAATTCAGATGCCTTATAATACCATGAAAAAGATTTTTGGCATCAATAAACAAGGATTGCAAATCCAAGTACGGGTTGATCTGTCAGAAATGGATGAGGCACAAGATGAATTGACGGGCATTATCCGCGCAGTCAGAAAAGTAAAGCCGGGCGATGCCGATAACTTTGCCATCAACCGCCAAGAGGCTTTCAGGCAGCAATTTGATGGCATCAAAACAGTTATTTATTCTGTTGGGCTTTTTCTCACGGCCTTATCCCTTTTGGTTGGTGGTATTGGGGTGATGAACATTATGTTTGTATCTGTTAAAGAGCGTACCAAAGAAATCGGGATTCGGAAGGCCATTGGTGCGCCTAAACGTGCCATATTAGGCCAATTTTTATTCGAGGCGGTGGTCATTTGCGTATTTGGTGGTTTGATAGGCATCATCCTTTCCTTCGGCGTAACGGCTTTTATCAATACCATTTTTACCGCTGTTATGTCTATCGGAACAGTGTTGTTGGCCTTCAGCATTTGTGTGGTGGTGGGAATCATCTTTGGTTTTATCCCTGCATGGTCAGCCGCCAACGCCAACCCCATCGAGGCGCTGCGCTACGAATAA
- a CDS encoding ABC transporter permease, giving the protein MMNIEFIKMAWGAIIANKLRSALTLLGMVIGVFSVIASVTAVSAIDSSFNTTIDFLGSSTFTIQKFPGVQFGPGDERIRNRKNITYGQMLQLRRRSTMSTSVSASGNFPTVQLRHKDRKTNPNVQLQGSDEHWAVNNSYEIGIGRFLTDSDVQYGRPVVVLGTEVVSKLFENETPLGKDVLVGGHRMTIVGVLKQKGQSFGQSQDNLAIAPITTLFVQYGDPEQNIDILIRAKNVEILGETIDESIGVFRAVRRLDAKEDNDFEVITNDSVVETFTGFTAYLTLGGAGIGFIALLAAGIGIMNIMLVSVTERTREIGIRKSIGAKKSDILRQFLYEAVFLCQIGGVLGILMGIGTGNILSLMWETPLVVPWGWAFGAVAGVTVIALVFGVYPAWKAANLRPIDALRYE; this is encoded by the coding sequence ATTATGAATATCGAATTTATAAAAATGGCATGGGGGGCCATTATAGCCAATAAATTGCGTTCTGCACTTACGTTATTGGGTATGGTGATTGGGGTGTTTTCGGTTATTGCATCTGTTACGGCGGTCTCGGCTATAGACTCCAGTTTTAATACCACGATAGATTTTTTAGGTTCATCTACCTTTACGATACAGAAGTTTCCGGGCGTACAATTTGGTCCCGGAGATGAACGTATCCGCAACCGCAAAAACATTACCTACGGCCAAATGTTACAATTGCGCCGCAGGAGCACCATGTCAACCTCTGTCAGTGCTTCAGGGAATTTCCCAACCGTTCAACTTCGCCATAAAGACCGAAAAACCAACCCCAACGTTCAACTTCAAGGCTCGGATGAACATTGGGCGGTGAACAATAGCTACGAAATCGGTATCGGACGATTTTTAACCGATAGCGACGTTCAGTATGGTCGTCCGGTCGTGGTCTTGGGAACCGAAGTGGTGAGCAAACTCTTCGAGAACGAAACTCCTCTTGGTAAAGACGTCTTGGTGGGTGGCCATCGCATGACCATCGTGGGTGTCCTGAAGCAAAAGGGGCAAAGTTTTGGGCAAAGTCAAGACAACTTGGCGATTGCACCCATTACAACCCTTTTTGTACAGTATGGCGATCCAGAACAGAACATAGATATTCTGATCCGTGCAAAAAACGTAGAAATTCTGGGAGAAACGATAGATGAAAGCATTGGCGTCTTTCGAGCCGTGCGCCGTTTAGACGCCAAAGAAGACAATGACTTTGAGGTCATCACCAACGATTCGGTGGTGGAAACCTTTACGGGTTTTACCGCCTACCTCACGTTGGGCGGGGCTGGTATTGGGTTCATTGCATTGCTGGCTGCTGGTATTGGTATCATGAACATCATGTTGGTTTCCGTAACCGAGCGCACCCGCGAGATCGGGATTCGCAAATCAATTGGCGCAAAAAAGAGTGATATCCTCCGACAGTTTTTGTATGAAGCCGTTTTTCTTTGTCAAATCGGGGGTGTTTTGGGCATTTTGATGGGCATTGGCACGGGCAACATCCTGTCTCTTATGTGGGAGACGCCACTTGTAGTTCCTTGGGGCTGGGCATTTGGCGCTGTGGCTGGTGTTACGGTTATTGCATTGGTTTTTGGGGTTTATCCCGCTTGGAAAGCTGCTAATCTACGACCAATAGATGCCTTACGTTACGAATAA
- the rpiA gene encoding ribose 5-phosphate isomerase A, with protein MCIMTPKQRAGEAAAALIEDGMMVGLGTGSTTAYAIEALGKRVRTEGLHVQGVPTSFFAERLARQSGIPLISLDETAALDIAFDGADEVDAAFNLIKGRGAAHTREKVVAAQAKRFVVLVDESKMVEKLGLKMPLPIEVLPMALGPITRVLEKLGAQPELRMGLRKDGPVVSDQGFWIVDARFPDGLPELEALNQSLLKMPGVLDHGLFLHMATDVLIGRQNGELTHLQ; from the coding sequence ATGTGTATAATGACACCCAAACAACGAGCGGGTGAGGCCGCTGCTGCTTTGATTGAAGACGGCATGATGGTGGGTCTCGGAACAGGCTCTACCACGGCTTACGCCATCGAAGCCTTAGGCAAACGTGTACGTACCGAGGGTTTACACGTACAAGGCGTTCCAACATCCTTTTTCGCCGAGCGGCTTGCCCGCCAATCGGGGATTCCACTCATCTCCTTAGACGAAACAGCCGCGTTAGACATTGCTTTTGATGGAGCCGATGAAGTGGACGCTGCTTTTAATCTGATTAAAGGACGCGGCGCCGCACATACCCGCGAAAAAGTGGTGGCTGCACAAGCAAAACGTTTTGTGGTCTTGGTGGATGAGTCCAAGATGGTGGAAAAATTGGGTCTAAAAATGCCTCTACCCATCGAGGTGCTTCCTATGGCTTTGGGGCCTATAACGCGAGTTTTGGAAAAATTAGGCGCACAACCGGAACTGCGAATGGGACTTCGGAAGGATGGCCCGGTGGTGAGTGACCAAGGCTTCTGGATTGTGGATGCACGGTTTCCCGACGGCCTGCCCGAACTTGAGGCGTTGAACCAATCCTTACTAAAAATGCCCGGCGTACTGGATCATGGGCTTTTCCTACACATGGCTACCGATGTCCTGATTGGGCGCCAAAACGGCGAGCTTACGCACCTCCAGTAG
- a CDS encoding DPP IV N-terminal domain-containing protein, which produces MKQSSLLCFFVLLTICYNRIYAQGFNNTNGRNHPELEWQVAETAHFRLHYPKHLAGIENEAAAIAEETYRVLSQNMRTTFKDKIPIYFSDEDEIMNGFATPLLGKYSCIWVNINEAGQFATGEVKWLRKVLSHELVHLFHYQAISVPKVNFIWTNLFGTQMERHWAEGLAQYYTEKWDAARGDRWLRRAILEDRTSYEDGAAGDNGRVLYAVGNAQVRHFATQYGDSALAKLLAWRKKTRLGFKVHDFPKAFKAVTGKPYTDFHTNWRRFANVMYNTMAAYQETPDSLAGKKLKVAGQFISDLQPNPADTAQVAVVSLTSLEEPIERLVLLRPKKAPKVLAEGALNVPFAWRPLGKEIVFSRNGRVQNGSWINDLFMVNIASGKETRLTTNRRAISPTFSPKGDFLAYIAAEGRTANVWIRDMATGQERKLTHFTGDVQGIHLTWHPNGQVLAYAFFDADGSRPIALIDASTGELNHIYDGKEDFRSVIWSPDGTRLALTSLKDDVPNIFMLDLATRHIKRVTRLANGASVTAWIGDELYAIVLNSRMKDEVYRFSATKTAREVAPVVPDAYTRWKTHRPALDVPWTISANPSLVQKRSPYKSLANLKHMFSFVLPVPQSFSGISVFSEPLGKHQLIGAFALNLLDLKHEEPFLWFSYANNQFRPSLMFSAVNGNLNWTNQGYRENRTEIKLDATFPIDRWFRPFRNTTLTTTLGFADRRPILTKEIDTNTFAPIEIPELGAPLAGKEAVLDLTLRYRLQKPYTLNAIFPKVGTGLQLRAKSVLGVGGEAKNHLHTDAQAYHILPLPIGQLLLTGRVQARFGKSLPQDHLGLSDRFSWRVGFPIEDAGMPLSRLDIGDRIWVRGSDKAVIGDRVALGNATFRLPPLDLKTWVLGGVFGIASVSPTAFFDAGTTWRTDQFDQRVLQMRIGWEIQGQLIVFGLPITTGGGLSWQDVETNPKFFWRVQTVLPF; this is translated from the coding sequence ATGAAACAAAGCTCTCTTCTTTGCTTTTTTGTATTGTTAACCATCTGTTATAACAGGATTTATGCGCAAGGTTTTAACAACACCAATGGGCGTAATCATCCTGAATTGGAATGGCAGGTGGCCGAGACAGCGCATTTTAGATTGCATTATCCCAAGCATTTGGCAGGGATCGAGAACGAAGCCGCAGCGATTGCAGAAGAAACCTATCGCGTGCTTTCTCAAAACATGAGAACCACGTTTAAGGACAAAATTCCGATTTATTTTTCGGATGAGGACGAGATCATGAATGGTTTCGCCACGCCACTTTTGGGAAAGTATAGCTGTATTTGGGTGAACATCAATGAGGCGGGGCAGTTTGCAACGGGCGAGGTGAAGTGGCTACGCAAGGTGCTTTCCCATGAATTGGTGCATCTTTTCCATTACCAAGCCATCAGTGTCCCCAAGGTTAATTTTATTTGGACGAACTTGTTCGGAACGCAAATGGAACGCCATTGGGCAGAAGGGCTGGCACAGTATTACACCGAAAAATGGGACGCCGCACGGGGCGATCGTTGGTTGCGGCGGGCTATTTTGGAAGACCGCACCAGTTATGAAGACGGTGCAGCCGGAGACAATGGGCGGGTTTTGTATGCGGTAGGAAATGCGCAGGTACGCCACTTTGCAACACAATACGGAGATTCTGCCTTGGCAAAACTCTTGGCATGGCGAAAAAAAACACGACTTGGTTTTAAAGTACATGATTTTCCAAAAGCCTTCAAAGCCGTTACAGGCAAACCATATACCGACTTTCATACAAACTGGCGGCGCTTTGCCAATGTGATGTACAACACCATGGCGGCTTACCAAGAAACCCCGGATTCGCTCGCGGGCAAGAAACTTAAGGTTGCTGGACAATTCATCAGCGATTTGCAACCCAATCCGGCAGATACCGCGCAAGTGGCCGTGGTTTCGCTTACCTCCTTAGAAGAACCTATTGAAAGGTTGGTTTTGCTTCGTCCCAAAAAAGCGCCAAAGGTTTTGGCAGAAGGAGCGCTCAATGTGCCATTTGCATGGCGGCCGTTGGGTAAAGAAATTGTGTTCTCGCGAAACGGGCGGGTTCAAAATGGGAGCTGGATCAACGACTTGTTTATGGTGAATATCGCATCGGGTAAGGAAACGCGGCTTACCACCAATCGGCGGGCAATTTCACCAACCTTTTCCCCGAAAGGCGACTTTTTGGCCTATATCGCCGCCGAGGGCAGAACAGCCAATGTCTGGATACGGGATATGGCAACAGGGCAAGAACGAAAACTCACCCATTTTACGGGCGATGTACAAGGTATTCACTTGACTTGGCATCCGAATGGGCAGGTTTTGGCCTATGCTTTTTTTGATGCAGATGGGAGTCGCCCCATTGCCCTGATAGACGCTTCTACGGGAGAACTGAACCACATATATGACGGAAAAGAAGATTTTCGTTCGGTGATTTGGTCGCCAGATGGTACACGGTTGGCCTTGACTTCGCTGAAGGACGACGTGCCAAATATTTTTATGCTGGATTTGGCCACACGGCACATTAAAAGGGTGACGCGCTTGGCAAATGGGGCTTCGGTCACGGCTTGGATTGGAGATGAGCTATATGCCATTGTCTTAAACAGCCGCATGAAAGATGAAGTCTATCGTTTTTCTGCCACCAAAACCGCACGGGAAGTAGCACCAGTTGTTCCCGATGCCTATACCCGTTGGAAAACCCATCGCCCAGCCTTAGATGTGCCTTGGACGATCTCGGCCAATCCAAGTTTGGTACAAAAACGTAGCCCTTATAAGAGTTTGGCGAATCTAAAGCACATGTTTAGCTTCGTTTTACCTGTACCACAATCGTTTAGTGGTATTAGTGTCTTCAGTGAGCCTTTGGGTAAACATCAACTTATTGGGGCTTTTGCCTTGAATTTATTGGACTTAAAGCATGAAGAACCCTTTCTGTGGTTTTCTTATGCCAATAATCAATTTCGTCCCTCGCTGATGTTTTCTGCGGTGAATGGTAACTTGAATTGGACGAACCAAGGCTATCGCGAAAACCGGACGGAGATAAAATTAGATGCTACTTTCCCAATAGATCGCTGGTTTCGTCCTTTCCGAAACACAACGCTGACCACTACGCTTGGTTTTGCAGATCGTCGCCCCATATTGACCAAGGAGATAGATACCAATACATTTGCTCCCATTGAAATCCCCGAACTCGGCGCACCATTAGCAGGTAAAGAGGCCGTTTTAGACCTAACACTCCGGTATCGTCTGCAAAAACCTTATACCCTGAATGCCATTTTCCCTAAAGTGGGAACGGGTTTGCAACTACGGGCCAAAAGTGTGCTTGGCGTAGGAGGCGAGGCCAAGAACCATCTTCATACCGACGCACAAGCCTACCACATATTACCTTTGCCTATCGGACAACTTTTGCTTACGGGTCGGGTACAAGCGCGATTCGGAAAAAGTCTTCCGCAAGACCATTTGGGGCTATCAGACCGCTTTAGCTGGAGGGTTGGTTTCCCCATAGAAGATGCCGGAATGCCGTTGAGCCGCTTAGACATCGGCGACCGTATCTGGGTGCGCGGTTCAGATAAAGCCGTTATTGGCGACCGTGTGGCTTTGGGGAACGCCACATTCCGATTGCCTCCATTAGACCTGAAAACATGGGTTTTAGGTGGCGTATTTGGTATTGCGTCCGTCTCGCCCACCGCCTTTTTTGATGCCGGAACAACTTGGCGTACCGACCAATTTGACCAGCGTGTGCTACAAATGCGTATCGGGTGGGAAATTCAAGGACAGTTGATAGTTTTCGGCCTTCCGATTACCACTGGCGGCGGGCTTTCTTGGCAGGATGTGGAGACTAACCCAAAATTCTTCTGGCGTGTACAAACGGTTTTGCCATTTTAA
- the rsmB gene encoding 16S rRNA (cytosine(967)-C(5))-methyltransferase RsmB produces the protein MPENRWVAVKHLLRIEQEGAYTARLPLAHESAGARRQISDYIGGVTRLRRRLDFWLSRYYAGKLEKMEAPLRQLLRLALYELTETEHPPYAVLNETVNVAKKHIRPKAGALVNGILRAFLRDIAHLPKPDSGKKIHDLAIWYSHPDWMVRRWHKAFGDQVEALLQWNNARPIHNLRINLLKTTIGAFDQRLQNANLSMEAGRYLPYFRRTMRLQPILEAGWMEEGLCAVQDEAAGWVVAVLDPQPEEIIVDACAAPGGKSTHAAMRMNNTGKIWAIDRHPQRTRLIEDAAKAQGIQSISAIATEFEEWAAVTKVSADRVLLDVPCSGTGVLAKRADARWQRSEKDLKELLERQKSLLDAAAQVVKPGGLLVYSTCSIENEENEDQITAFLNRHPQFKREAIVDLPPELRNAHGAYQSFPFRSGMDGAFAVRLRKKQGASSFTYPNGA, from the coding sequence ATGCCAGAAAACCGCTGGGTAGCCGTAAAACACCTCCTACGTATTGAACAAGAGGGCGCATATACCGCCAGACTTCCTTTGGCGCATGAATCGGCGGGAGCGCGACGGCAAATCTCCGACTACATAGGCGGGGTAACGCGGCTGCGCAGACGTTTGGATTTTTGGCTATCGCGATATTATGCCGGAAAACTCGAAAAAATGGAGGCTCCACTACGCCAACTCCTTCGCTTGGCCCTCTATGAACTTACCGAAACCGAGCATCCTCCCTATGCCGTTCTAAACGAGACCGTTAATGTCGCCAAAAAGCATATTCGCCCCAAAGCAGGAGCGCTGGTAAATGGCATCCTTCGGGCATTTTTGCGGGACATCGCCCATTTGCCCAAGCCAGATTCGGGGAAGAAAATACACGATTTGGCCATTTGGTATTCGCATCCTGATTGGATGGTACGGCGTTGGCACAAGGCTTTTGGCGATCAGGTAGAAGCACTCTTGCAATGGAATAACGCACGTCCCATTCATAACCTTAGAATAAACCTCCTAAAAACCACCATTGGGGCATTTGATCAGCGGCTACAAAACGCAAACCTCTCGATGGAAGCCGGTCGCTATCTGCCATATTTTAGAAGAACGATGAGACTCCAGCCCATCCTTGAGGCAGGTTGGATGGAAGAAGGTTTGTGTGCCGTGCAAGATGAGGCCGCTGGATGGGTTGTGGCGGTCTTGGATCCTCAACCGGAGGAAATCATTGTGGATGCTTGTGCCGCCCCCGGAGGAAAAAGTACACACGCCGCTATGCGGATGAACAACACCGGAAAGATTTGGGCTATAGACCGTCATCCGCAGCGCACCCGACTCATAGAAGATGCGGCAAAAGCCCAAGGTATTCAGAGCATCTCGGCCATCGCTACCGAGTTTGAGGAATGGGCGGCGGTCACCAAGGTATCAGCAGACCGCGTATTGTTGGATGTGCCTTGTTCTGGAACAGGGGTTTTGGCAAAACGTGCCGATGCACGCTGGCAACGTTCCGAAAAAGACTTAAAGGAATTGTTAGAACGCCAAAAAAGCCTTTTAGACGCTGCTGCGCAAGTCGTTAAACCGGGCGGACTTTTGGTGTATAGTACTTGCTCCATCGAAAACGAAGAAAACGAAGACCAAATTACTGCATTTCTAAACCGTCATCCACAATTTAAGCGGGAAGCCATAGTTGACCTCCCGCCCGAATTACGGAATGCACATGGTGCTTATCAAAGTTTTCCTTTTAGAAGTGGGATGGATGGCGCTTTTGCCGTCCGGCTCCGTAAAAAGCAGGGTGCATCATCCTTCACCTATCCGAACGGGGCTTAA